The genomic window CTCACTTCAGCTTGACCAAAGGCCTCGCTCACAGAGCTGGGCAGGTGAAGGGGATGAAGAATTGCTGCTTTGTTGATtttggagaagagagagagagagagagagagagagagagagagagagagagagctgctaCTTTGGTCCTGCTCCTTGTGAATCTGATCTTCAACTCAAGAGCATCGTTGTGCGCAGTGCTAGCAAGAACAGGGAGTGTTGAAGAGAGATGGGGGAATAGTTTGGAAGCTGAAGGTGCAGCAGTGCAGTGGATCGATAAAGGATGGAGTTTGGCTCAGCCTTTCACGTGCTGCTGTGATGACCTGATGGAACATGGGCCCCACACACCAAGCCTTTCACTCGTTTGCCTCGCAAGGAGCAACGCCTACAGCGGCACGGGCAGGGCGGCCCGCGAGCAGCACGTAGCAACAGAGAGCGTGTGTACCTTTATTCATTGTTAAAAGAGTTAACATTCAGTAAAAATTGGACGAGTTAACATACACGGCCTAAAAAACTCAACAGAGCTTGAGTTATTTAATTCTAAGGTTGGACACAAAACTAATTTGGACGAGGTCTCCGTGAAAAATCTAATTGTTCGAAGTTCATAAGCTTTCATAAAAAAAAGATCATGATAGAAATTTAAGAGCATATTCTTCTACCTCTGATCAGAAATTTTAACTCTTTACCGGTGTCTACGCCTCACGCTCATAAATTACAATCATACCTTAATCTAAAAATAGTGCATGTTGTTTTACATGTGGCTCTtccttttcattttccaattcacGTACATGGCTAATTGCAGGTTCTCAAAGACATCGGAACAAATGCTTTTATATAAACAAATAAAGTTGCACCTCAATAATATATCATTATCTGAATAATCTCTTCTCTTTGTTAACGAATAAAACATTTATACTTCCTCAAAGAGCATATTACAATACGATCCTATATGCTTCATTTACCTATGAATACTGAACTGTTAAATGTCAATAGTGAACTGTTAAATGTCTTCGGTATATATGTATGAGCTGTCCAGGGCAGGCGCGGCAACGCCGCGCCCCATTTCTAGTCCATCCTAAAGTCCCACGGCTAAAGCCGCGCTTCCGCCCGACGCCACGCCAGCGCAGATCTCCGCTCCCGTTTCTTCCGGCGGGCGAGGGCGACGCCCGCCACGCCGCCACGCCGCGAGCTCCAGCTGCTCTAATCGATGGGCCACAGCGCTAGGAAGAAAAAGAAGCGCGGCGCGGCCGGCCGCAAGGCAGCCAAGGACCACGCCGCGCAGCTCGAAGGAGACGAGACCGCCCTTGACGAGGAGCTCACCGCCCTGTAAGTCACGCACCATCACCAAGTTTCTCCGGTTAACCGCTTCTCCTCTCGCTAAGTCGGTTTTGGGCGAATACCTGCTGTTGCGTGTCGTTCCTCATTGACCGCCGCGATGCGCGTAAGGAGTTAAGTCCATGTTGGCGTCTGGTTCGCTGCTTCGAAGTCTCCAACTGCGACTCATGTGTTCCTGCTGCTGATAGTTGTATTCCGGAGTGGTGTTTCACAATCTATTGTGTGCCAGTACTTTTGTTTTCTGGGAGCAGTTTGATTTGCCTAACTGTTGTTGATACATGATTCCTATCCGCTGCGGATGATTTTGGTGTGGTGTATCGACCACTGCTCTGGCCTTCTCACATTGTCTCATATTTCAGTTTCACTGGTCTtcgtttcattttttttttggaaacggAAGTTTCACCGATCATCCGGCTGTGCTTATGTAGACTTTCGTCGTTTCGCCATCTCGTTTGTTCAGTTGGTGAGAAAGTTCAGCCTGTAGGGTGGGTGCCCAAGCTCAGCCTCTTCCTTGTCAACCTTATATTCTGCTGATAGTTTTGAGAATTGCTCCCCGTCTAATACTTATTGTTTTTATTGTTTCTTGTCATTGCTAGATTTTAACCATTGTCTTTTGGGTGTAATTGGGTGGTGTTATTTGAATTTGATATTTGTCTATTGTCTGCATGTCCATCAATAGCAGAAAAAACAAgctaactttgatttatatttggAGTTGGGGTTGAATAACTGGTTTACTAATAGAAGCAATCAGAGCTTAGTTCCATGATCTAGTTTGTGCCCCTTTATTAACCCTTTTCTGTTTGTACATGATCTTAACTGCACCTTTTGGTTCTACATCAATTAGGGCTTCAATTTTAGGGGAGGACTTCAAAGTAACATCAGAatctgatggataagtctcatgtgtggctggtctttgtggggctgtgatgctcacatggtccttgtggctgtttttctgtttttaggacagcatcttagactagaggacagcatcttagaggacagcatcttagactagaggacagcatcttagctaggacagcatattagtatcttagactagcatcttagactagcatcttggcatatgcttggctggctagcagcctataaatatgtaaccccaaccccttaggttggcatggcatttgtgtgagcttgtgtgagaaatagacaagaaaattgcctcaactcctagtgtcatcctctctcgatgagagtaagaattctcctactaccaagagtgagaattcagcgactaacaactggtatcagagccgtattatcctgtagcctgagcatctcttgctcatcttctctcccagccccacaacagccccagctgttggcagcagcagctcctccggccgctcctgttcactcctctcccagctcgtctgaagcagccctctccccacgcagcagccccccggtagcgcgtcatgtccgcagggcagtctcagcgctcggtcgcctcgagcacgcggcgtcggcaggaggccgaacttgccgcggcagaggaacgcgagcgagcggcggcagagaccgctgcggcggcggcaagggcgtcgaggctggcagcagcggagctggcagcagccagagcggaggcggaagcagcggcggcggcgaatgcagcgcgtgcggcggcggcgaaggtcgaggctctgcgcggcagcatcggcagctccatttctgctgatgacaccgccgacgcggacctcgagctgctagagagggacgcagcgcgagcgcgggcggcgcagtgggcagccgcacacgtccacgagcgtggcggcagcccagacaggcgcggacgcgctggcggcgctcctggaggaggtgcgcacggcggtggcgctcctggggcagccgcgcacgcccacgagcgcggcggcagcccagacaggcgcggacgcggcggcggcgctcctggaggaggcgcgcacggcaacggtggcggacgggtcgatggagagcgcggccttcacaggcagcgtggctctctctccccggatcggtaccgacgggtcgatggagagcgcggccttcacaggcagcgtggctctctctccctggatcggtaccgtggttaccacgggctccaggctgttgtcagggacgtcggtcccggcggtgggtggcctaccctcaccaagaccaactacgtcgagtgggctgcggtgatgagggtaaagctccaggtgcggcacatgtgggaggcagtccggtacggcgacgtcgactacgacctagatcgacgggcgctggatgctctcatcgctgcagtcccgcccgagatgcagttctcgcttaccagcaagcggactgccaaggaggcttgggacgccatcgctgcggcacgcatcggcagcgaccgcgcccgcaagtccacactgcaggcacttcgcaaggagtgggagaacctggccttcaagccaggtgaggacgttgatgactttgctctccgtctcaacactctgttgcagaagatggtgcagttcggcgacgacacttacggcgaggagagagctgtcgaaaagctcttccgctgcgtccccgagaagtacaagcagatggctcgctcgatcgagtctctgctggatctctccacgatgtcgatcgaggaggcgataggtcgcctcaaggtcgtcgacagcgatgagccacagtccctctcggggcccatcaccactggcgggaagctccttctcactcgggagcagtggcttgccagccaaggtgaccggaggaagggggagccttcttccgcgacaggcggccgcaagcgtggcaagccgcgcaaggcgcgcagagacgtccaggccggggcgcgaggacgtgccgagggtgatgcccgcggaggcgcccaaggcggcgccgccggcaggcacaagccggcacgagacgacgtcTGCCGCAACtgtggccagcttggccattgggccaaggactgtcgacagccacgacgcggccaggcccacgtcgcacaggcggaggaggaggagccggctctgttcatggcacatgccagcatcgagctacctccagcggcaccggccgcagcggctctcctccaccttgacgagccaaaagcacacgcccttctcggcgacagctccggcaacgacaagactgacgggtgatgcctcgacaccggcgccacccatcacatgaccggtcgacgggagttcttcaccgagcttgactctagcgtccgaggctccgtcaagtttggggatgcctccggcgtggagatcaagggcgtcggctccatcatcttcaccgccgtgtctagtgagcacaggctgctcaccggagtctactacatccccgcgttgaggaactccatcatcagcttgggacagctggatgagaacggttcgcgcgtggtggttgaggacggagtcatgaggatttgggatcgtcgtcgtcgccttcttgccaaggtatccagaagcgcaaatcgactatacgcccttaacgtgcaggtggcacaacccctctgtctcgctgctcgtcgggacgacgaggcgtggcagtggcacgagcgtttcgggcaccttcactttgaggccctgaagcggctcagtgccacggagatggtgcgaggcctgccgtgcctcgaccatgtggagcagctctgcgacgtctgcgtgttgacgaagcagaggcgactcccctttccccaacgggcgagctttcgagccaaggagaggctcgagctcgtgcacggggacttgtgtggcccggtgacaccggccacaccgggaggacgacgctacttcctgctgctcgtcgacgacctctcccgctacatgtgggtgatggtcctcggcagcaagggagaggctgcggacgccatcagacgcgcgcaggctgctgcggaggcggagtgcggccgcaagctgcgcgtgctgcgcaccgacaacggcggcgaattcacggcggctgaattcgcgtcgtactgcgctgacgagggcattcagcgccactactccgcgccgtacagcccgcagcagaacggcgtcgtcgagcggcgcaaccagacggttgtggggatggctcgggccctcctcaagcagagggggatgccggctgtcttctggggagaggcggtggtgacggccgtctacatcctcaaccgctcacctaccaaggcgctcgacggcaggacgccgtacgaggcttggcatgggcgcaagccggtggTCTCCCACTtacgggtcttcggctgcctcgcgttcgccaaggagcttggccacatcagcaagctcgacgacaggagcactccgggagtgttcatcggctacgcggagggctcgaaggcctaccgcatcctcgacccgaagacacagcgtgtgcgcacggcgcgcgacgttgtgttcgacgaagggcgaggatgggcgtgggacaaggcggtggacgatggctcggctccgacgtacgacgacttcactgtcgagtacgtccacttcgagggagctgggggagtaggcagctcttcttcggcgagcgcgtctaccccagtccccgagcctccaccgaccccggcgcctgctactccgacagctccacgctctccagccaggacctcggctgcgatgagttcttcgccggcttcaccacagccggcaacgccacgcactccagcaccgacaggcacctctccgggcacgtctactccaacaccagctcgtgtcgagcacagccc from Miscanthus floridulus cultivar M001 chromosome 11, ASM1932011v1, whole genome shotgun sequence includes these protein-coding regions:
- the LOC136490865 gene encoding uncharacterized protein; the encoded protein is MSAGQSQRSVASSTRRRQEAELAAAEERERAAAETAAAAARASRLAAAELAAARAEAEAAAAANAARAAAAKVEALRGSIGSSISADDTADADLELLERDAARARAAQWAAAHVHERGGSPDRRGRAGGAPGGGAHGNGGGRVDGERGLHRQRGSLSPDRYRRVDGERGLHRQRGSLSLDRYRGYHGLQAVVRDVGPGGGWPTLTKTNYVEWAAVMRVKLQVRHMWEAVRYGDVDYDLDRRALDALIAAVPPEMQFSLTSKRTAKEAWDAIAAARIGSDRARKSTLQALRKEWENLAFKPGEDVDDFALRLNTLLQKMVQFGDDTYGEERAVEKLFRCVPEKYKQMARSIESLLDLSTMSIEEAIGRLKVVDSDEPQSLSGPITTGGKLLLTREQWLASQGDRRKGEPSSATGGRKRGKPRKARRDVQAGARGRAEGDARGGAQGGAAGRHKPARDDVCRNCGQLGHWAKDCRQPRRGQAHVAQAEEEEPALFMAHASIELPPAAPAAAALLHLDEPKAHALLGDSSGNDKTDG